From Pedobacter indicus, a single genomic window includes:
- a CDS encoding STAS domain-containing protein has translation MKFTIDRHERYVVLKPHEKVLDGNAAPQVKSEFVRINTDGQRNIVLDLSEVETIDPSGLRSALMAHRMCKALGGVFILACANEAITQLIELCKLEDVLVSVPTIQEAEDIVFMEELEKEFRGFSTSEE, from the coding sequence ATGAAATTTACAATCGATAGACACGAACGCTATGTCGTGTTAAAGCCTCATGAGAAGGTTTTGGATGGGAATGCAGCACCACAGGTAAAATCGGAATTCGTACGAATCAATACAGATGGACAGCGAAATATCGTGCTTGACCTTTCAGAGGTGGAAACGATCGACCCATCTGGGCTGCGCTCTGCATTAATGGCTCACAGAATGTGTAAAGCATTGGGAGGTGTTTTTATATTAGCATGTGCAAATGAGGCTATCACACAGCTAATTGAGCTTTGTAAGCTAGAAGATGTCTTGGTATCAGTTCCCACTATTCAGGAGGCGGAAGATATTGTCTTCATGGAAGAGCTCGAGAAAGAGTTCCGTGGTTTTTCGACATCAGAAGAGTAA
- a CDS encoding acyl-CoA thioesterase, which translates to MKTYSRFTTSYRVRPDDIDMFQHVHNSKYFDYVLAARYDQMRDCYGVTMEDFMDAGYGWVVRTAHVDYKRALVMGQEFTVETGITTMNSKGCRVSFEIKIKETNKLACDGWFDYVLIDIKTGKSTMVTQKMIDQFSI; encoded by the coding sequence ATGAAGACCTATTCTCGTTTTACGACAAGTTATCGTGTCCGCCCCGATGATATCGATATGTTTCAACACGTACATAATAGCAAATATTTCGACTATGTCCTTGCAGCACGGTATGATCAAATGCGTGACTGCTATGGTGTTACGATGGAAGACTTCATGGATGCCGGTTATGGTTGGGTTGTCAGAACGGCACATGTCGACTATAAGCGGGCATTAGTCATGGGGCAAGAGTTTACTGTAGAAACTGGAATCACAACCATGAATTCTAAAGGCTGTCGCGTTAGCTTTGAGATTAAAATTAAGGAAACCAATAAACTTGCTTGTGACGGGTGGTTTGATTATGTTCTAATCGATATCAAAACCGGTAAATCCACGATGGTCACTCAGAAAATGATCGATCAATTTTCAATATGA
- a CDS encoding PhoH family protein, protein MNEVKIDLEHVDPSVLWGPENENFEVIRKQFPKLKMVARGTDFKVLGDDNELTAFQDYFQSVLAHVEKFNRLNAQDVENIFDIRRDDKEVKKEDTKGSKTGEPLVFGPNGLIIKARTPNQRKMADSILKNDILFAIGPAGTGKTYTAVALAVRALKNKEVKRIILTRPAVEAGENLGFLPGDLKEKVDPYLRPLYDALDDMIPAERLKYMLENRVIEVAPLAFMRGRTLDNCFVILDEAQNATDLQLKMFLTRMGPTAKFIVTGDVTQIDLPKKQQSGLNTAIKLLDNIEGIDIIYLSGTDVVRHKLVRRILEAYGDI, encoded by the coding sequence TTGAATGAAGTAAAGATTGATCTGGAACACGTGGACCCATCAGTGTTGTGGGGGCCTGAAAATGAAAACTTTGAAGTAATCAGAAAACAGTTTCCAAAATTAAAGATGGTGGCCAGAGGTACAGATTTTAAAGTTTTGGGTGACGATAATGAGCTAACAGCTTTTCAAGATTATTTTCAGTCGGTACTAGCACACGTCGAAAAGTTTAATCGACTCAATGCTCAAGATGTAGAGAATATTTTCGATATCAGACGAGACGACAAGGAGGTAAAAAAAGAGGATACCAAAGGCTCAAAAACGGGAGAGCCTCTTGTTTTCGGCCCTAATGGGCTGATTATCAAAGCACGTACGCCAAATCAACGAAAAATGGCGGATAGCATTCTGAAAAATGATATTCTCTTTGCTATTGGTCCAGCGGGTACTGGCAAAACTTACACAGCGGTAGCTTTAGCGGTTAGGGCATTAAAAAACAAGGAAGTGAAGCGAATTATCTTGACCCGCCCAGCCGTTGAAGCAGGTGAGAATCTAGGTTTTCTTCCGGGGGATCTGAAAGAAAAGGTAGACCCATATTTAAGACCGCTCTACGATGCACTCGATGACATGATTCCGGCAGAGCGTCTGAAGTATATGTTGGAAAACCGTGTAATCGAAGTAGCTCCATTGGCGTTTATGAGGGGAAGGACGCTTGACAACTGTTTCGTGATTTTGGACGAGGCGCAAAATGCTACAGATCTGCAATTAAAAATGTTTTTAACCCGAATGGGACCAACCGCGAAGTTTATCGTCACGGGGGATGTAACACAGATCGACTTACCGAAAAAACAGCAATCTGGTTTGAACACCGCCATTAAACTATTAGATAACATTGAGGGCATTGATATTATCTATTTGAGTGGGACAGATGTAGTTCGTCATAAACTTGTGAGACGAATTTTAGAGGCATACGGTGATATTTAA
- a CDS encoding SAM hydrolase/SAM-dependent halogenase family protein: MGIITLTTDLGHKDFYQAALKGSLLSLLPAVRIVDISHDITPFDLQQAAFIIKNSYHYFPKKTVHLIGVDSVYNKETRYLAMKYKGYYFIGADNGIFSLIFDDHPEEIVEISIIQDLKFLHFPLTDIFAKAACHLAKGGKLIEIGEPVDSLVERKILEPIVDEDSIRGRVIYIDSFQNVITNIHKEVFTRVQRDRPFVLYFKRNETISHLSWHYNEVPEGEKLCLFGISNYLEIAINKGNASGLLGLKADEVVRIEFLNK; encoded by the coding sequence ATGGGTATTATCACCTTAACGACAGATTTAGGACATAAAGACTTTTATCAGGCTGCTTTAAAAGGCAGTTTGTTATCCTTATTACCAGCCGTTAGAATTGTTGATATATCACATGATATTACTCCCTTCGATCTTCAACAAGCCGCTTTTATTATCAAGAACTCCTACCATTATTTTCCAAAGAAAACGGTTCATTTGATTGGTGTTGATTCGGTCTATAATAAAGAGACACGATACCTTGCCATGAAATATAAAGGCTATTATTTTATCGGTGCTGACAATGGTATTTTTTCATTGATATTTGATGACCATCCCGAGGAAATTGTAGAAATTTCAATTATACAAGATTTGAAATTTCTACACTTCCCGTTGACTGATATTTTTGCGAAAGCGGCTTGTCATTTAGCCAAAGGGGGCAAACTCATAGAAATAGGCGAGCCGGTTGACAGCTTGGTAGAACGAAAAATATTGGAGCCGATCGTAGACGAGGATTCCATCAGGGGACGCGTTATATATATCGATTCTTTTCAAAATGTTATAACGAATATTCACAAGGAGGTATTTACTCGGGTGCAACGAGACCGTCCTTTTGTTTTATATTTCAAGCGTAACGAAACTATTAGTCATCTGAGTTGGCATTACAACGAGGTTCCCGAAGGCGAAAAGCTATGTCTATTTGGGATCAGCAATTACTTAGAAATTGCAATTAACAAAGGCAATGCCAGTGGTCTGCTCGGTCTCAAAGCAGATGAGGTTGTTCGGATAGAATTTTTAAACAAATAA
- a CDS encoding phosphoribosylaminoimidazolesuccinocarboxamide synthase — MNSLKETNFTLPLQTAFYKGKVRDVYTIADRYLVMVVSDRISAFDVVLPRAIPYKGQVLNQIAAKSLKATEDILPNWLLDVPDPTVSVGRICEPFKVEMVIRGYLSGHAWREYQAGKRELCGEPLPEGLSENDRLPRPIITPSTKAHVGHDEDISANDIIKHGVVSRADYERLEDYTRRLYQRGTEEAAERGLILVDTKYEFGKIGDDIYLIDEIHTPDSSRYFYADTYQDLQDRGEPQRQLSKEFVRKWLIENNFQGKEGEVIPEMTDEIVESISNRYIELYEHIIGEKFVYPDQEDINNRVEKSILESLKKITRN, encoded by the coding sequence ATGAACTCATTGAAAGAAACGAATTTTACGCTACCTCTGCAAACAGCTTTCTATAAAGGGAAAGTGCGAGATGTGTATACAATAGCCGACCGTTACCTAGTCATGGTTGTGAGTGATAGAATATCTGCATTTGATGTTGTATTACCACGAGCAATCCCATATAAAGGACAGGTTCTTAATCAGATCGCAGCAAAATCTCTAAAAGCGACTGAAGACATCCTACCAAACTGGTTGCTTGATGTACCGGACCCGACGGTCAGTGTAGGTCGGATATGTGAACCCTTTAAAGTTGAAATGGTGATAAGGGGTTATCTGTCCGGACATGCTTGGCGGGAATACCAAGCGGGAAAACGAGAATTATGTGGAGAGCCTTTACCTGAGGGTCTAAGTGAGAACGACCGATTACCACGACCCATCATCACGCCTTCTACAAAAGCACATGTAGGACATGATGAAGATATATCGGCCAACGATATTATTAAACATGGGGTTGTTAGCCGAGCGGACTATGAACGGTTAGAAGACTATACCAGAAGGTTATATCAGCGTGGAACAGAAGAAGCTGCTGAAAGGGGACTCATCCTTGTTGATACAAAATATGAATTTGGGAAAATCGGGGACGATATCTATTTGATTGATGAAATTCATACACCGGATTCGTCACGTTATTTTTATGCCGATACGTATCAGGATTTACAGGACCGAGGTGAACCTCAACGTCAACTTTCAAAGGAATTTGTCCGTAAATGGTTAATTGAAAACAATTTCCAAGGTAAAGAAGGAGAGGTGATTCCTGAAATGACAGACGAAATTGTGGAGTCCATTTCAAACAGATACATTGAACTGTATGAACATATCATCGGAGAGAAATTTGTTTACCCTGACCAGGAAGACATTAATAATCGAGTAGAAAAGAGTATATTAGAGTCGTTAAAAAAAATAACAAGAAATTAA
- a CDS encoding ribonuclease Z: MTFDLTILGSNSATPAYGRNQTSQVLNIDNKLYLIDCGEGTQLQLNRYGIKSSRIKHIFISHLHGDHYLGLVGLLSSMHLNGRREELSIYGPGPLKEIIEIHLRYSETILRYPLHFIPLVDDKERLIMENEQVRVYSFPLDHRISCTGFRFVEQPPLAKINTKVCDKLDIPAHLFSEIKRGADFIDTKGQIHENADLTFPPKVARSYAYCSDTINSGSYHQYIKKVDLLYHEATFLHEMESRAKETYHTTALEAAMVAKKVGAKKLLIGHFSARYRDLDPLLTECRSIFPNSYLALEGRLFHIEN; this comes from the coding sequence ATGACGTTTGATTTAACTATATTGGGTAGTAATTCGGCAACACCTGCTTATGGAAGAAATCAGACATCACAAGTACTAAATATCGACAATAAGCTATACCTAATAGATTGTGGAGAAGGAACGCAGCTGCAGTTGAATAGGTATGGCATTAAATCTTCCCGAATCAAACATATTTTTATTAGCCATCTTCATGGCGATCATTACTTAGGCTTAGTTGGTCTTCTATCATCAATGCACCTGAATGGCAGAAGGGAGGAATTATCGATTTATGGACCCGGACCACTCAAGGAAATTATAGAAATTCATCTACGTTATTCAGAGACGATACTGCGCTACCCTCTTCACTTTATTCCGCTCGTTGATGACAAAGAGCGATTGATCATGGAAAATGAGCAAGTTCGGGTTTATAGTTTTCCTTTAGATCACCGGATTTCCTGTACGGGTTTTCGCTTTGTAGAACAACCACCGCTGGCTAAAATCAATACCAAGGTTTGCGATAAGCTGGACATTCCTGCACATCTATTTTCTGAGATTAAACGCGGCGCTGATTTTATTGATACAAAAGGTCAGATACATGAGAATGCAGACTTAACATTCCCGCCAAAAGTAGCAAGAAGTTATGCTTACTGTTCGGATACAATCAATTCGGGCAGCTATCATCAATACATCAAAAAGGTAGATCTTTTATATCATGAGGCCACTTTTTTGCATGAAATGGAAAGCCGAGCGAAAGAAACATACCATACAACTGCTTTAGAAGCTGCGATGGTCGCAAAAAAAGTGGGTGCTAAAAAATTATTAATTGGACATTTTTCAGCCAGGTATAGAGACCTAGATCCGTTATTAACTGAATGCCGATCGATCTTCCCAAATTCGTATCTGGCTTTAGAAGGACGATTGTTTCATATTGAAAATTGA
- the rpsO gene encoding 30S ribosomal protein S15, with protein MYLSKEYKADIFKKFAESETNTGSAEGQVALFTHRIAHLTEHLKKNKKDFSTQLALQKLVGKRRSLLAYLYKKDIERYRAIIKALKLRDIIK; from the coding sequence ATGTATTTAAGTAAAGAGTACAAAGCGGATATCTTTAAGAAGTTCGCTGAATCAGAAACCAATACGGGATCTGCAGAAGGCCAAGTAGCCTTATTCACTCATCGTATTGCTCATTTAACTGAGCATTTAAAGAAAAATAAGAAAGATTTTTCTACTCAGTTAGCACTTCAAAAATTGGTTGGTAAACGTCGTTCTTTGTTAGCTTATCTTTACAAAAAAGATATCGAAAGGTACCGTGCGATTATCAAAGCCTTAAAACTGAGAGATATTATTAAATAG